The DNA sequence CGAATGGGGCCGGTCAAAAAACCTGATTGCGCGCTCGCCCTTGCTGCCGGAGGACGACCAATGAAAGTGGTTTGTGACGTTCTCGGTGTGGCGCGCTCTGCAGTGGCAGTAAAACGAGCCCGGAGCCCGGAATGGCGAGATGGCCGCAGTGTTCGCAAAGTCGACGACAGCGGCTTGCTCGAAGAGATTGAACTGCATGTTGCGAGCTTGCCGAGCTATGGCTATCGCCGCATCTGGGCTTTGCTGCGACGTAGCCGGGAATCCCTGGGCCAGGCGTGCGTGAACCATAAGCGGGTCTATCGCGTCATGCGAGAGCACGAGTTGCTGCTGCGCCGCCCTGGTGTGAGACGTGACAATCGACGCCACGATGGTAGCGTAGCGGTCAAGCAAAGTAATGCGCGCTGGTGTTCGGACGGCTTCGAATTCCGTTGCGATGACGGGTCTGCATTGCGAGTGACGTTTGCGCTGGATTGTTGTGACCGTGAGGCCATCAGCTGGGCGGCCACTACCGGTGGGCATAGCGGGGATGTCGTGCGCGACGTGATGCTGGCTGCCGTAGAGCAGCGGTTTGGGAGCACGCAGACTCCAGAGGTGATTGAATGGCTCAGCGACAACGGCTCTGCCTACATCGACCATCGCACACGCAGCTTCGCGCGCGAGCTGGGACTGGAGCCCTTGACCACGCCCGTGCGCTCGCCACAGAGTAACGGCATGGCGGAGCGGTTCGTAAAAACGATGAAACATGATTACATCGCCTTCATGGACAAGCCCGATGTGCCCACGGCGCTCACACATCTGGCCTCTGCCTTCGAGCAATACAATGAGCACCATCCGCACAAGGCCCTGAAATACCGCTCGCCTCGCGAGTTCAGACGGGCTGCAGCATCACTAACTTAACGATGTCTGAGTGTCCTGAATTGCGGGGGCAACTACATTCGGCGACCCTATATTTTCGCGTAAATGTTCGTGTTCAGGTGGTGCATTCGGGCCATACAGATCCAATTGGTATTATTCGCTTTGGTCTGAAGAATGTTGCGAAATACGATCGGATATTTTGTGTGATCGACCGCGATAGTCACGAGACCTTCAATGAGGCTATTAGGGAGGCTGAAGGGCATAAGACATTAAGCGTAATTGCTTCCTTTCCTTGCTTTGAGTTCTGGTATTTACTTCATCATGAGCTTTCTAACCGGCCGTATAAAAGCGCCGGAAAGAAGTCATCCGGCGACTTTCTGTTAGAGCATCTTCGTTCGTTCAAGGAAATGGCTGCATACGACAAGGGGAGCAACGTAGACTTGTTCACTCTTCTTTTGCCTCTATTTCCAGATGCAAGAAAAAACGCGGAGAGGGTTTTAAAAAATGCGCTGGAAATTGATGAATTAAATCCAAGCACACAAGTTCATCTTTTAATGGACTTTTTTGAGGAGCTGGCAAAGAGTTAACTTAGTTTTCGTGATCCATTAGTGGGTAATTGAATGTGATTCTTTTAAACAAAAGCCCTGGTAAAAATCCGGGGCTTTTGTTTAAAAAATTGATGTGCGCTATTGGGTATATCTGGTCTTCCAATACTATTCCGGTAAGGCAATCGATAGTCGGATTGAAAAGCTTACTGTCGGTGCTGTTGCGCTCTTACTGATGCGAAAAATTGCTAACTATAAATTCCGCTAAGTTTTAAATAAAGTCCTTACGGCCTTCCCGCTAAATGGGAACAAAGACGATCATTTCTGTTCAAATCTGACTCAATATGACGCTCGCTCCTTGAGTCGTCACTAACGCTGCAGAGGGGATAATGAGCCGTCCATTCATTACCGTGGGAGACAGGACTAGTCACGGCGGCACCGTGATCAGTGGTGATTTGTCTTTCGTAATTCATGGCAAGGCCGTCGCTTGTGTAGGAGACATGACCTTCTGCCCTCGTTGTAAAGGTTTTTTCGCCATTACCTCCGGCGCTGAAGACATGAGCAGCAACGGTAAGGCCCCTGCGCGTGAGGGAGATCGAACTGCATGCGGGGCTATCCTGCTTTCTTCACAGTCGGTTACTACTCATGCTGTAGAAAAACATGACACTTCCGAAGCAAGTGCCGTCTCCTCTTTTTTCGGCTCATTTAAATCCCCTGCCGCCGACGAATCAGGTATCTGCTTGAGCTGCCTGATGAATTCTGCGAAGTCCGGAGCGACTATGATCGTGCGCGAATGATTTCCGAGCTTCACGCCCGTTTAATAAAATTGGGTTTCCCTAGTATGCGTTTGCATGCCCTTGTTGACGGCTTGCAGTATCAGGAGTTCGTCGAGGGTGAAGCGCTGGAAAATTGCCAGGGAACACTTGCTCTATTCCGTGGAACCGTGGACGAGGCATTGGCAGATGCTGGACCTTGGCTGATTGATGTCGAAACAGCGAATTTAAATCTGCTCAAGGGTATTGAACAGCTTGAATATATTGCCCATGCGGTGACATGGATCATCTCACCACTAGGCACTGAAGCCCTTGCTGCAAGGCTCAGACTTCGTCTTGATGTGCAGCTTCCCGACGGGCGTACGGCCATGCTAAGGTTTTGGGACCCGCGTGTTCTGGCCACCATTGCACAAACCATGGATGATAACCAGCGCCGTCAATTCTTTAACGATATCGTTGAGTGGCATTTTCTGCTCAATGGTCGCCGCGTCCACATCGGCCGTCATCATGCTGACACTCACTGAAGATCAATATAAAAAATTCCTCGCTAGCGATATTCAGAATTTCATCGCTGCTGTTGCCGATGAATTTCTTTCTGAACGTGAAGATATGCTCGGCAATCCAGGGCGTAGCGAGGTTATCTTGCGTATGCAATCTGCATACGACAATGGCCTTAATCTCGGATTCACGTCTACAGGACACCTCATTTACATGATGTACATGTCTG is a window from the Herbaspirillum rubrisubalbicans genome containing:
- a CDS encoding IS3 family transposase (programmed frameshift), with amino-acid sequence MTSFTTRQTVDHIEILTEPERRRRRTPQEKIAIVQETLAPGASVSAVARRHGVNANQVFGWRKQYQEGSLTAVKAGETVVPASELAAAIKEIKELQRLLGKKSMENEILREAVEWGRSKNPDCALALAAGGRPMKVVCDVLGVARSAVAVKRARSPEWRDGRSVRKVDDSGLLEEIELHVASLPSYGYRRIWALLRRSRESLGQACVNHKRVYRVMREHELLLRRPGVRRDNRRHDGSVAVKQSNARWCSDGFEFRCDDGSALRVTFALDCCDREAISWAATTGGHSGDVVRDVMLAAVEQRFGSTQTPEVIEWLSDNGSAYIDHRTRSFARELGLEPLTTPVRSPQSNGMAERFVKTMKHDYIAFMDKPDVPTALTHLASAFEQYNEHHPHKALKYRSPREFRRAAASLT
- a CDS encoding PAAR domain-containing protein encodes the protein MSRPFITVGDRTSHGGTVISGDLSFVIHGKAVACVGDMTFCPRCKGFFAITSGAEDMSSNGKAPAREGDRTACGAILLSSQSVTTHAVEKHDTSEASAVSSFFGSFKSPAADESGICLSCLMNSAKSGATMIVRE
- a CDS encoding RloB family protein; the protein is MSECPELRGQLHSATLYFRVNVRVQVVHSGHTDPIGIIRFGLKNVAKYDRIFCVIDRDSHETFNEAIREAEGHKTLSVIASFPCFEFWYLLHHELSNRPYKSAGKKSSGDFLLEHLRSFKEMAAYDKGSNVDLFTLLLPLFPDARKNAERVLKNALEIDELNPSTQVHLLMDFFEELAKS
- a CDS encoding DUF4123 domain-containing protein gives rise to the protein MISELHARLIKLGFPSMRLHALVDGLQYQEFVEGEALENCQGTLALFRGTVDEALADAGPWLIDVETANLNLLKGIEQLEYIAHAVTWIISPLGTEALAARLRLRLDVQLPDGRTAMLRFWDPRVLATIAQTMDDNQRRQFFNDIVEWHFLLNGRRVHIGRHHADTH